The Candidatus Melainabacteria bacterium DNA segment CGACTTGTTCTCGCCCAGACCAGGGAAAGCCGCCTTCAACGCGGGGTTGATAATCAGCTTGCCCTTCTTGTCGCGCGCCTGCTTGCCCTTCTCCCAGACGTAAATACCACGCCCGGTCTTCTCGCCGAGATCGCCCAGCTCGAGGAGAATTTTGAGCACATTGCGCCCGTCTTCCGGCAACGCCATGCGATCGCCAAGCGCCTCATGAAGAGTCCTGGCGACGCTCGCCACGATATCGGCGCCGACCTTATCGAGCAGCGCCGCCGGTCCCATGGGAGCGCCGGAGTGCTTGATTGCCTTGTCGATTTCGTCCGGAGGAACGCCCTCGGCAAGCAAGTGGGCCAGTATGACGAGATACGGACCAAGCTCGCGATTGAGCTTGAAGCCGCGCATGTTGAACACCGGCAGCGGTGCCTTGTTCATGGCCGCGACCAGTTGCACGCCGACGGCCATGGTTTCGTCAGTGGTGGCAGCCGCGCGACCGACCTCGACCACATTCATTTGCTCGGGCGGATTGAAGAAGTGCAGCCCGCCAAAGCGCTGCGCCTGCTCTCCCAGGTCGCTCGCCAGAGAGTCGAGATCGAGCGCCGACGTATTGGTGAGCAAGAACCACGGGTTCTGATTGGTGCGCGACTTCATGACCTCGACGATCTGGGCATAGCTGTTGCGCTTAAACCCCTCCTTTTCCGGCACAGCCTCAATGATCGCATCGCACTCGCGCAGTGCATCATAGTCGAGAGAGTAGACGATTTTCGCCATCGCCCGGAACTTCTCGTCTTCCGTCAGCCCGGACTTTACGAGATGCTTTTCGATGCGAACCATCGCATCGTTCAAGGCCTCTGCCTTGACGTCGATCAAGACAAGACTCTCGATGCTCTCGGACGCGGCCGCCAGAGCAGCTATGCCCGCACCCATCGGACCACCAGCTCCGACAATAGCGAGCTTCTTGATGGACGGCGCAACCACCCTGGCAAAGGCGTTTTTGGCGCCGCCCTTCTTGACGAAGAGCGAGACCAGCCCGCGCCCAAAGGGTGAACGAGCTTCCCTGGCGAACAGTTGCGATTCCAGACCCGAAGCCTCGGCGTCGGACAGGTCTCGCACCTGCATGATCAGACCGGCGACGCTTACCGGACCGCTCAGATTGCTCTTCGCCTTGATCTGCAGGACGATCGTCTGAGCCAGCCACTGCCGCATGGAAACGTCGAAGGACGCACCAATTGCGATGGCACCAGCCAGCAAGGCTGTGACGAAGATGTTCGGACCAACGAGCATCGTCGCAAGCCAGCCATAGGCATTCGGACCGCCGATGATTGTAGCCAGCACCTCATAGAAGATGCCGACGCCAATAAGCGTGGAGGCGAAGTGCTCCATGACACTCGGAGCCACCACATCCATGAGCACCTGACCACGCTTGCGACCGAAGAGTCCCTTCAGCTCGCGAGCGGTGCGCAGAGCGCGCCGCCACCTGGTCTGCTGCTGCAGAGACGCCTTGAGAATTTTCCTCCATGTAGGCGACTGCAAGCAGTAGTGTTCGGCGCTCGCCATCATCTGCTCATAGCTGCCGCAAAGCCCGTCGATCAAGCCCATCTCCTGAGCCTCAACAGCCTTCAGGCGCTTGAACCCGGCCACGAACTCGACCGCATCGGTCAGACGCGCCATCCGCTGAGCGACATGAATGCTGCCCTTGAACCCGGGAATGAGCCCGACCAGACATTCCGGCAGCTGCACGGCACTCATCTGCTCGCTGCCGCTGATGCCGAGAATGTGATTGCAGAAAAGCGCCATCTCGAAACCGCCGCCCTTCCACTCGCCATTGATAGCAGCGACCGTGGGGAAAGGCATGTTGCTGAGGCGACCGAGAATGCGCTTCGCTTCTTCTGTGACCTTGACGAATGCATTGACGTCAGGATCATGCTGCAGGCGGTGGATCTCCTTGATGTCGGCGCCTGCAATACCGGGCTTCTCGAAGGGCGTGCTGACGATCAGACCGCGACAATCACGGTCCTGCGCAATCACATCCAGGATGCGATTCAGGTCATAGAGAGTGGCCGGCTGAATGGTGTTCACCGGTCCGGGAGAGTTGAGAAGCAGCGTGTAAACGCCCTTCGAGCTGCGGCTCAAGTTGAAGACTACGCTGTCGCGAACGACAAGCGGGGTAACTTCCTGACCGCGCGAGCCGAAACCGAAATTTCTCTTTGTCATAGATTCCTCACGTTGTTGTGGCGTCTGCGCCTGGTAGTCGACAGTTCGACATCAGCCGGTCAGCAGGATGCTGTCCGACCGGTTCTTCTTGATGCGCTCAGACCCTCAATCGGGTTCGTAGCGCTTGACGAGAACGGCAGTGCCCATGCCCCCGGCAGCGCATTGCGTGCCCAGGGCATATTCCATGCCAGGCTCGTGACGCCGCAAATAAACTTCGCGAGCGATCATGCCGAGCAAGCGCGCTCCGGTGGCGCCGAGCGGATGCCCGATCGAGATGCCGCCGCCATAGAGATTGGACTTGTTCACGTCGATGCCGAGCACCTTCATGATCGCCGCCCAGATATGCGCGAAAGCTTCATTGATCTCCCAGTAGCCGATATTCGAGACGCTCATGTGGCGCCGCGCTAAAAGCCGCTGAACAGCAGGAACAGGACCCAGCCCCATTGTCATGGCGTCGCATCCAGCCGCTTCGAAGTCGACGACTTCAGCGAGGATGGTGGCGCCGAGCTTGATAGCAGCTTCTTCGCTGGCGAGCACCACAGCGACGCCGCAACCGCCCATGCCGGAGGCATTGGCAGCCGTGACGAGACCGCCCGTGTCAGGCAGCGCCCGCAAGCCGGCCACCTTTTCGAGAGTGGTGGCGCGCGGACCCTCGTCTTCGGTGACAAGACCGACACCCGGCACGAGGAAGGGAGCGATCTCGAGCGCCATACGTTCGCGACCGGCGAGCGCCCGCTCATGCGACAGAACTGCAAGCGCATCAGCGTCGCCCCGTTTGATGCCGCAAAGATTGGACACCGTCTGAGCAGTCTTGGCCATGCCGGCACGTCGCGGATCGATAGCGTTCAGCGAAGTAGCAAGACCGCTCTCGCCGTAGGCGCCGAAGACCAGACCGGGACCGTAGTGCTTGCCGAAGCCGAACATCGTCAGCCATTTGCCCCACGGTTTTGTCGTCACATTGCGCAGCCTGCGATTGAAGCCTGAATTGCGCACTGAACTCGGCACCAGATAGGATGTGTCGGCCATGCTCTCGGCACCGGCAGCGATACCGATCTCGATGTATCCCTCGTTAATCTGTCTGAAGATTTCACGAGAAGCATCCATGCTCGACGAGCACTGGCGGTTGATGGTCAGACAGTGGGTACTGTCTTTCAGACCACCGGCTTCTGCCGCGTGCTTGGCGAAGTTGCTCGTGAACGCATCCTGAGCCACCTGCCCAGCCGCCAGAGCGCCAATTTTGCTGACATCAATGATGCCCGCTTCGGCGATGGCCGCCCGCACAGCCTCGCCCACCAGATCTTTGGCCGAAACCTGCCGCGCCATGCTCAGGCTGGGAGTGCGCTTGCAGGCGATGACGACAACGCGCCGCCTTTTGAACTGCTTCTTTGATTCTGACATTTCGGTCCTCCAAGTTCGATTAGCGATGACGACACGCCACCGCATGTGGTTCGGCAGGGGATTGACTCCCTTGCCGAACCTGAGCGAGCACCACCGCACTGCGGCGTGCATATGTACTATGCGGGGGCGAATCAACGCCTCCGCACAGCTCGTTCAACCGTCCTGACCGGGACAATGACGTCAGTCGCGAATAATGTCGACCAGCCCCTTCGGACCATAGTCTTTCGCTTGCTGAGCCGACAACCAGGTGTCCTTCTCCATATCCTTACGAACTTCGTCGTACGGCTTGCCCGAATGGAGCGAGATGATCTCAGCCAGAGTGTGGGTACCGTGCTCCAGCTCGGCGTCGAGAATCCTCGAGTCCTCGCGCGTTAAGACGTTGCCGCCACCGCCATTGATGCGCGTCTGGTGGATCATCACCCGTCCGTGACGGTTGATGCTCCGCATGCCATCAGTGCCGCAGCACAGGAGAATCGAACCCATGCTGGCCGCCATGCCATTGCAAGTGGTGGCAACCGGGAAGGACTTTTTCTCCTGTTGGATGCGGTCGTATATCGCCAGCCCATCAAGAACCACGCCGCCGGGAGTGTTGAGAAACAGGTGGCGGGGCTTCTTGAAATCGATGTGCCGTAGATATGCGAATTGCGCCGACACGGCTTTGTATGTCTCGCCGTCGATCGGACCGGTCAGATCGATCAGTCCCTCCTGTAGGAGCCAGGCGTAGGCGTCCATGGCTCGCTCACCACCGAGCGGGCCCTTGACGATGACCATGGGAGCGGAAGCCTTCTGGGGTTCGTCCCAGAAAGGATATTGGAAGCGGAGAGCAGAGTTAACAGGCATGACATTCCCTTTTCTAGACTGTCGCGTGTTGAAGCACAGTCCCGTTGGAGTTTGCAGAAGTTTGAGCGGCGGCAGGGTGATATGTCTTCGTTCGTGCAGACGTTTAGATCGTGCACGCTGAGACCAGAGCACCCCGCCACCACTCGATTCAGAGGAGTCAGTCCTTGCGGAACTTGACGGTCGATCCTTCCAGATAAGCCGTCACGTTGTCGCCACGAACGAACTCATTGTCGAACACCCTTTCGGCAAGCGGCACGGTAAGATTATTCATTACCATGCGCTTGAGCTGACGGGCACCCAACTCTGAGCTGTAACCGCCCTTGGCCAGGAAGTCGATGACCGGTTTCTCAATCGTGAGATTGATGCCCCGCCCCTCGGCATCCGAGAGTTCCTTGACCAGAGGCGCCAGCTGCTTCTCGGTGATTCCGACAATATCAGTCGGAGTGAGCGGATGGAAGACGAGAATATCGTCAAGCCGATTGAGGAATTCCGGCGAGAAAGTCCGCCGGGCCGCAGAACGCACGCGTTCTTCAGCTGCTTCCCTGGTCTCGGATTCCGACTTCTCCGCCGTCACCGAATCGAACAACATCGCCTTTTCACTGACTTCAAGTGCGCCGACGTTCGAAGTCATGATCAGGAGAACGTTGCGGTAGTCGATCGGACGACCGTGTCCGTCTTTCAGCCTGCCATAATCCATGACCTGGAGAAGCAAGCTATAAAGATCCTGGTGAGCCTTCTCGATTTCGTCGAGCAGGAGCACCAGATAGGGACGACGGCGCACGGGCTCGGTGAGCGTGCCTTCCTGATCGTTGCCGACGTAAATCGGCACACCACCAGTCAGCTTGCCGATCGAGCTGGAGTTCTGGTATTCAGACATATCCAGACGCTCGAGTGTGATACCCAGAGCCTCAGCGATCTTCTGGGACCACCAGGTCTTCCCGGCGCCGGTCGGACCGAGAATCAAGATGCTGACAAGCGGCTGCTCGACCTTGAAAAGATCGCGCGCTTTCAGCAACCCTGAAACGACTTTGGTGGCGTCCTGCCGGCCAACAACAGTCTCGTTGACCTTGGTGGGTAGGCTGAGCAAAATCTCTTGCGGCTGCTGGACCGGAATATCCCTTGATTCCGTCAGTTCCCGCTCGATTTCGTTCTTGTCGACGATGACCACTTCATCGTCTTGTTTCGGCGCTGCCTTTCCTTCAGTGCCGGCTGTCGCCGCAGCCTTCGCCTTCTGGATGAGTTCTTCCAGCTCAGCAACTCGCTCCTTGAATTGTGCGAGCTGAGCGACTTTCTGCGCAGAGTCCTTCTCCCGTTCCCACCAGAGAATTTCGAACTTCAGAGTGTTCAGCTCAGCTTGAGCCTCTTGCGCTTCCTCAGAACCGCCATCTTTCTTGAGCCGCTGCGTTGAAGACGCGCCGTCGATCAGTGTCAACGCCGCATCGATTACGCTGTATCCAAGCGGCTTCAGATAGCGGATGGCCAGATACACGGCTGCCGAAATCGCCGCATTGGTGATCTGCACACGATGGTGCTTCTCGAATCCAGCTCGCCGTCCGACCATGAAACGACGCAACTCCAGGTTGGTCGGCTCCGGCAGCTGAAGGTCCTGGAAGCGACGCTTCAGAGCCTTGTCAGACTCGATGTGCTTCAGGTATTCACTGTTCGTGGTGGCGCCAATCAGCGAAATCTCGCCATTTGCAAGGGCCGGCTTGAGAATGTTCGATGCATCCATCGCACCGTCTCTGGTGCCGCCGGCGCCCATGACCATGTGGAATTCGTCGA contains these protein-coding regions:
- a CDS encoding thiolase family protein — protein: MHAAVRWCSLRFGKGVNPLPNHMRWRVVIANRTWRTEMSESKKQFKRRRVVVIACKRTPSLSMARQVSAKDLVGEAVRAAIAEAGIIDVSKIGALAAGQVAQDAFTSNFAKHAAEAGGLKDSTHCLTINRQCSSSMDASREIFRQINEGYIEIGIAAGAESMADTSYLVPSSVRNSGFNRRLRNVTTKPWGKWLTMFGFGKHYGPGLVFGAYGESGLATSLNAIDPRRAGMAKTAQTVSNLCGIKRGDADALAVLSHERALAGRERMALEIAPFLVPGVGLVTEDEGPRATTLEKVAGLRALPDTGGLVTAANASGMGGCGVAVVLASEEAAIKLGATILAEVVDFEAAGCDAMTMGLGPVPAVQRLLARRHMSVSNIGYWEINEAFAHIWAAIMKVLGIDVNKSNLYGGGISIGHPLGATGARLLGMIAREVYLRRHEPGMEYALGTQCAAGGMGTAVLVKRYEPD
- a CDS encoding ATP-dependent Clp protease proteolytic subunit, whose amino-acid sequence is MPVNSALRFQYPFWDEPQKASAPMVIVKGPLGGERAMDAYAWLLQEGLIDLTGPIDGETYKAVSAQFAYLRHIDFKKPRHLFLNTPGGVVLDGLAIYDRIQQEKKSFPVATTCNGMAASMGSILLCCGTDGMRSINRHGRVMIHQTRINGGGGNVLTREDSRILDAELEHGTHTLAEIISLHSGKPYDEVRKDMEKDTWLSAQQAKDYGPKGLVDIIRD
- a CDS encoding ATP-dependent Clp protease ATP-binding subunit, with translation MEYAMEYHPEMARLMRKAAAYAVHFKRPISLGMLFVVMAKEQNTAVREWLIFNTPVDMQTIDETPSPPDGFDVGEAYVPCEGNVITALDLAAFEAGKDQLVRPIHLLMGMMQVQESHVARMFTEDYNIHWTQGVKDQLLRIQKAKDALDEIDAKNAGRVTNEGIPIPGGQEGKSLVPRKEQTMKTRLRSNSVFLTSEIPGVDLTLKAAQGKLEPVIGREKQVARLISILRRKVKRNACLLGEGGVGKSVLVEALAQAIADGRVPDDMKDKIVVNLNIADVVAGTKYRGEFEERMKKVVEELKSDPRIILFIDEFHMVMGAGGTRDGAMDASNILKPALANGEISLIGATTNSEYLKHIESDKALKRRFQDLQLPEPTNLELRRFMVGRRAGFEKHHRVQITNAAISAAVYLAIRYLKPLGYSVIDAALTLIDGASSTQRLKKDGGSEEAQEAQAELNTLKFEILWWEREKDSAQKVAQLAQFKERVAELEELIQKAKAAATAGTEGKAAPKQDDEVVIVDKNEIERELTESRDIPVQQPQEILLSLPTKVNETVVGRQDATKVVSGLLKARDLFKVEQPLVSILILGPTGAGKTWWSQKIAEALGITLERLDMSEYQNSSSIGKLTGGVPIYVGNDQEGTLTEPVRRRPYLVLLLDEIEKAHQDLYSLLLQVMDYGRLKDGHGRPIDYRNVLLIMTSNVGALEVSEKAMLFDSVTAEKSESETREAAEERVRSAARRTFSPEFLNRLDDILVFHPLTPTDIVGITEKQLAPLVKELSDAEGRGINLTIEKPVIDFLAKGGYSSELGARQLKRMVMNNLTVPLAERVFDNEFVRGDNVTAYLEGSTVKFRKD